From a region of the Mytilus galloprovincialis chromosome 3, xbMytGall1.hap1.1, whole genome shotgun sequence genome:
- the LOC143068588 gene encoding DDB1- and CUL4-associated factor 15-like, whose translation MNFVQKLQLRETAGSLKKHRKSTSARLFNSIPRRMCYRLCALVPQDLLEEGLVFLGFTKCGQFVVSYSCQLLVAAEHSTLPVYVYKLQWWRFIPNSPLHMVSEVRLFGEEDVTQDLFITFCQWQDDSSKVLVLGQSLPSEDRDSCCQCYMTITSFPTSYRCSFCQLLQTAPKELQTISKCLAHKYAFHTKFELTPPYPPFCPRTQLKIDGVAVVNTGDSIVALSVCVGDSCKHSPMCRMDCSVVESMDDPGSTDGVISDTIKYTAVRSPASPSHLCSECRKRPFCKHEYVFSPSPKNFSDESQKENMEAYLLKEYSKQKSPKSPRVIDSNQRKNGKHGSQGMSSQEWFESMGDENQSNGVLTAHSSSVIHEIHDGGSNIHSMEVEQDRISKDRCLRSPKDENSCDSKSSVQSSIYLPSKSSPLHVSDNYDCSDNQVAHSPLRITTNTQNSQSRQASQRSFFSPSNSTSSRSTTDSLVLQVNDSRTVTFSVRKYTQSLEQDDESQEVVEDDLDLAYRSVLPVDVQGPEGRSLLLSQKKDVNQKHLKVVQLTFDVEHYLEEVIGQKAEWGHRYVSFTNYDLQILDVCADRNLVVGKVIVLLHAREEVDLPKKVKRCKNSIKMYQTSFCFTWNLTNGFYDTVNIDRLTEVNETEMRRKEWKPGHRECALLRRQMFVPQSTHRYINVLTNEAVFKGKSLSMIVSPQHFVAILM comes from the exons atgaattttgtacaaaaactCCAATTAAGAGAG ACTGCTGGTTCATTGAAGAAACACAGAAAATCAACATCAGCAAGACTGTTCAACAGCATTCCTCGTCGCATGTGTTATCGTCTTTGTGCATTAGTTCCGCAAGATCTTCTTGAAGAAGG ACTTGTTTTTCTTGGATTTACCAAATGTGGACAGTTTGTGGTATCTTATTCCTGTCAGTTGCTGGTTGCTGCAGAACATTCAACATTACCTGTCTATGTTTATAAACTACAATGGTGGAGATTTATACCCAATAGTCCATTACATATG GTTTCTGAAGTGAGACTGTTTGGAGAAGAAGATGTCACACAAGATTTGTTTATCACATTTTGTCAGTGGCAGGATGATAGTTCTAAAGTCCTAGTCTTGGGTCAGAG TTTACCAAGTGAAGATAGAGATAGTTGTTGTCAGTGTTACATGACAATTACATCGTTTCCTACCTCCTACAGGTGCTCATTTTGTCAGCTGCTTCAGACAG CACCAAAAGAATTACAGACGATATCAAAGTGCCTTGCTCATAAATATGCCTTTCATACAAAATTTGAATTGACTCCACCTTACCCACCGTTTTGTCCTAGAACTCAATTAAAGATTGATGGAGTAGCAGTGGTAAATACTGGTGATTCTATTGTTGCTCTTTCTGTATGTGTCGGTGATTCTTGTAAACATTCACCCATGTGTAGAATGGACTGCTCCGTAGTGGAAAGTATGGATGATCCTGGTTCCACAGATGGTGTCATATCTGATACTATTAAATATACTGCTGTACGGAGTCCAGCCTCTCCGTCACATTTATGTAGTGAATGTAGAAAGAGACCATTTTGTAAACATGAGTATGTGTTCTCTCCCTCGCCTAAAAACTTTTCTGACGAAAGTCAGAAGGAGAATATGGAAGCATATTTGTTAAAAGAATATAGCAAGCAAAAATCGCCAAAATCTCCACGTGTCATTGATTCAAATCAACGAAAAAATGGAAAACATGGATCCCAAGGGATGAGTTCACAAGAGTGGTTTGAAAGCATGGGGGATGAAAATCAATCAAACGGAGTATTGACTGCTCATTCATCATCTGTTATTCATGAAATTCATGACGGTGGATCTAATATACATAGTATGGAGGTTGAACAGGATAGAATCTCCAAAGACAGGTGCTTAAGATCACCAAAAGATGAAAATTCTTGTGATTCAAAAAGTAGTGTTCAAAGCAGTATTTACTTGCCTTCTAAATCTAGTCCTTTACATGTGTCAGATAATTATGACTGTTCTGATAATCAAGTGGCACACAGTCCTCTCCGTATTACGACCAATACCCAGAATTCTCAATCAAGACAGGCATCACAACGATCGTTTTTCTCACCGTCCAACAGCACAAGTAGTAGAAGTACGACAGACAGTCTTGTGTTACAAGTGAATGATTCAAGGACAGTCACGTTTTCTGTGAGAAAATATACACAGTCACTTGAACAAGATGATGAATCACAAGAGGTTGTTGAAG atGATTTAGACTTGGCCTATCGTAGTGTATTACCAGTTGATGTACAAGGTCCTGAGGGGAGATCACTCCTACTTTCACAGAAAAAAGATGTTAATCAG aaACATTTAAAGGTTGTGCAGTTAACGTTTGATGTTGAGCATTACCTTGAGGAAGTGATTGGTCAAAAAGCAGAGTGGGGTCATCGTTATGTTTCTTTTACAAACTATGACCTACAAATTCTTGAT GTATGTGCAGACAGAAATTTAGTTGTTGGAAAAGTCATTGTTTTATTACATGCCCGTGAAGAAGTAGACCTGCCAAAGAAAGTAAAGCGATG CAAAAATTCCATCAAGATGTACCAGACCAGTTTTTGTTTTACCTGGAATTTAACAAATG gtTTTTATGACACAGTAAACATTGACAGATTAACTGAGGTCAATGAGACAGAGATGAGAag gaaaGAATGGAAGCCTGGACATAGAGAATGTGCCTTATTGAGACGTCAGATGTTTGTCCCTCAGTCCACCCATAGATATATCAATGTTCTCACTAATGAAGCTGTGTTCAAAG gaAAATCATTGTCAATGATAGTCTCCCCTCAGCATTTTGTCGCTATTCTAATGTGA